The Pempheris klunzingeri isolate RE-2024b chromosome 1, fPemKlu1.hap1, whole genome shotgun sequence genome includes a region encoding these proteins:
- the dld gene encoding delta-like protein D — translation MGRLCLLLVVTLSLLTCQVLCSGVFELKLQEFLNKKGVAGNANCCPGGSAQSQGQHQQCECKTFFRVCLKHYQANVSPEPPCTYGGAVTPVLGSNSFQVPETNADSFTNPIHFPFGFTWPGTFSLIIEALHTDSLDDLTTDNPERLISRITTQRHLTVGEEWSKDMQTAGRTELRYSYRFLCDEHYYGDGCSVFCRPRDDAFGHFTCGERGEIICNSGWKGQYCTEPICLPGCDEEHGFCDKPGECKCRVGFSGRYCDDCIRYPGCLHGTCQQPWQCNCQEGWGGLFCNQDLNYCTHHKPCLNGATCTNTGQGSYTCSCLPGYTGASCEIQVNECSGNPCRNGGSCTDNDNGYKCTCPPGFYGNNCELSANTCADGPCFNGGRCADNPEGGYFCQCPMGYAGFNCEKKIDHCSSNPCLNGAECVDLVNSYLCQCPEGFSGPNCEDTSSISGYCLSFPCQNGGTCQEGANDYTCTCPPGYTGENCTSPISRCHHNPCHNGATCHERNGRYVCACVPGYGGHNCQFLLPEVPRGPPVVDGPDRYSSPVSENVGDNEDDDSGFPWTAVCAGIFLVLVILIGCSVLVVYIRVKLQERHSHHGDSVHSDSHETMNNLTTTNNCLRSDKELGTLMTTSIKNTNKKADYHSDLAGSLGGLSGISGLNGSEKNGFKTRYPSVEYNLVHELRPEELSLCKEEERDEPEVKCEMLDESDSEEGYRKRQNSDASEKKQEEESPCCSEAKYQSCSELNYHAASDLQYQSTSDLKYQSTSDVEYNSPSDSRYQCTTDTKYQSVYVMSDQKDECIIATEV, via the exons TTGAGCTGAAGCTGCAGGAGTTTCTCAACAAGAAGGGGGTAGCGGGGAACGCCAACTGCTGCCCCGGAGGCTCTGCTCAGTCGCAGGGCCAACATCAGCAGTGCGAGTGCAAGACTTTCTTTCGGGTTTGTCTGAAGCACTACCAGGCCAACGTCTCCCCAGAGCCCCCCTGCACCTACGGGGGTGCTGTGACTCCCGTCCTCGGCTCCAACTCCTTCCAGGTGCCGGAGACCAACGCGGACAGCTTCACCAACCCCATCCACTTCCCCTTCGGCTTCACATGGCCG ggGACGTTTTCACTGATCATTGAAGCTCTGCACACTGACTCCCTGGACGACCTGACAACAG ACAACCCGGAGCGTCTGATCAGCAGGATCACCACTCAGCGTCACCTCACTGTGGGAGAAGAGTGGTCCAAGGATATGCAGACAGCTGGCAGAACTGAGCTGCGTTACTCCTACCGCTTTCTGTGTGATGAACACTACTACGGCGACGGCTGCTCTGTCTTCTGCCGGCCACGAGATGATGCTTTTGGCCACTTCACCTGCGGCGAGCGGGGGGAGATCATATGCAACTCTGGCTGGAAGGGACAGTACTGCACTGAAC CAATCTGTCTTCCTGGCTGTGATGAAGAACACGGCTTCTGTGATAAACCTGGAGAGTGCAA GTGTCGCGTGGGCTTCAGTGGGCGTTACTGTGACGACTGTATCCGTTACCCAGGCTGCCTCCATGGCACCTGCCAACAGCCCTGGCAATGTAACTGTCAGGAGGGATGGGGTGGGCTCTTCTGCAACCAGG ATCTGAACTACTGTACACACCATAAGCCCTGTCTTAATGGAGCCACCTGTACTAACACCGGCCAGGGCAGCTACACTTGCTCCTGTCTGCCCGGGTACACTGGTGCCAGCTGTGAGATCCAGGTCAACGAATGTTCTGGAAACCCCTGTCGCAACGGAGGCAGCTGCACT GACAACGATAACGGCTATAAGTGCACCTGCCCACCTGGTTTCTATGGCAACAACTGTGAGTTAAGTGCCAATACCTGTGCTGATGGGCCTTGCTTCAACGGCGGGCGCTGCGCTGACAACCCTGAAGGTGGATACTTCTGTCAGTGCCCGATGGGATACGCTGGCTTCAACTGTGAGAAGAAAATTGACCACTGCTCCTCCAACCCCTGTTTAAACG GTGCAGAATGTGTGGATCTGGTGAATTCCTACCTCTGTCAGTGTCCTGAGGGATTTTCCGGTCCTAACTGTGAGGACACCAGCAGTATCTCTGGATACTGTCTGTCCTTCCCTTGTCAGAATGGTGGGACATGTCAGGAGGGAGCGAACGACTACACCTGTACCTGCCCTCCAG GATATACTGGCGAAAACTGCACTTCGCCCATCTCCCGCTGCCATCACAACCCCTGCCACAATGGAGCCACTTGCCATGAACGTAACGGTCGCtatgtgtgcgcctgtgtgccCGGCTATGGCGGTCACAACTGCCAGTTCCTCTTACCAGAGGTCCCCAGGGGTCCGCCGGTGGTGGATGGACCAGATCGATATTCTTCCCCAGTGAGTGAAAATGTTGGAGACAACGAGGATGATGACAGTGGATTCCCCTGGACAGCTGTGTGTGCCGGCATCTTCCTCGTTCTTGTGATACTGATCGGCTGCTCAGTGCTGGTGGTCTACATTCGGGTCAAACTGCAGGAACGGCACAGTCACCATGGTGACAGTGTCCACAGTGACAGCCACGAGACCATGAACAACCTGACCACCACCAACAATTGTCTCCGCAGTGACAAGGAACTGGGCACTTTGATGACAACATCaattaaaaacaccaacaagaAGGCGGATTACCATTCGGACCTCGCTGGGTCACTGGGTGGTCTGAGTGGAATCAGCGGGCTCAACGGATCAGAAAAGAACGGCTTTAAGACTCGCTACCCTAGTGTGGAGTACAACCTGGTCCATGAGCTCCGGCCTGAGGAGCTGTCGCTGTGTAAAGAAGAGGAGCGCGATGAGCCAGAGGTTAAATGTGAAATGCTGGATGAGTCTGACTCTGAGGAAGGATACAGGAAGAGGCAAAACAG TGACGCATCAGAGAAGAAACAAGAAGAGGAGTCACCATGCTGCAGCGAAGCAAAATATCAGTCATGCAGCGAGTTGAACTATCACGCAGCAAGTGATCTTCAATACCAGTCAACCAGTGATCTTAAATACCAGTCAACCAGTGATGTTGAATACAATAGTCCCAGTGACAGCAGGTACCAGTGTACCACCGACACCAAATACCAGTCCGTCTACGTCATGTCGGACCAAAAAGATGAATGTATCATCGCTACAGAG GTATGA